A section of the Eublepharis macularius isolate TG4126 chromosome 1, MPM_Emac_v1.0, whole genome shotgun sequence genome encodes:
- the TMEM151B gene encoding transmembrane protein 151B, translating into MSPPASAAAASSSERGSSTSVLQEEVEGGREEQRPVKQSFSKSLCRESHWKCLVLSFLMYGCMGAMTWCHVTKVTRLTFDSAYKGKSMMYHDSPCSNGYVYIPLAFLVMLYVVYLVECWHCYTRNELQYKVDVESVHERVQRMQQATPCIWWKAISYHYVRRTRQVTRYRNGDAYTTTQVYHERVNTHVAEAEFDYSNCGVKDISKDLIDLENFPATRLRFTKCFSFANVESENSYLTQRARFFTENEGLDDYMEAREGMHLKNVDFKEYMVAFSDPDNLPWYVSHYVFWVAAFLTLSWPLRVLNEYRTSYVHYHVEKLFGFDYVAVTPVEERSFCRRMPRVNTVDSTELEWHIRSNQQLVPSYSEAVLMDLVGLSGCTTYSSCHYGSYRQNCEQCHRTISSSSIFSRSALSICNGSPRIPFSSSRFSLGRLYGSRRSCLWQSRSGSLNEQSCPTEQTRLSSQVTVEEEDPPPYQDALYFPILIVHRNEGCLNHDHRHIHRNGSCVETSL; encoded by the coding sequence CAGCGGCCAGTGAAGCAATCCTTCAGCAAGTCCCTCTGTAGGGAGTCACACTGGAAATGCCTGGTACTCTCATTTCTCATGTATGGCTGCATGGGAGCGATGACCTGGTGCCACGTAACTAAGGTGACACGGCTGACATTTGATAGCGCCTATAAGGGGAAGTCAATGATGTACCATGACAGCCCCTGTTCTAATGGTTATGTCTACATTCCTCTTGCCTTCCTGGTGATGCTCTATGTAGTCTATCTGGTAGAATGTTGGCACTGCTACACTCGCAATGAACTCCAATACAAAGTGGATGTGGAGAGTGTCCATGAGCGTGTCCAAAGGATGCAGCAAGCCACCCCATGCATCTGGTGGAAAGCTATCAGCTATCACTATGTCAGGAGGACTCGCCAGGTCACTCGTTACCGGAATGGAGATGCTTATACCACCACCCAAGTGTACCATGAGAGGGTCAATACCCATGTGGCAGAAGCAGAGTTTGACTACTCGAACTGTGGGGTAAAAGATATCTCTAAGGACCTGATTGATCTGGAGAACTTCCCAGCCACTCGGCTTCGCTTCACCAAGTGCTTCAGCTTTGCCAATGTGGAGTCTGAGAACTCCTATCTGACCCAGAGAGCCCGTTTCTTCACGGAGAATGAGGGATTAGATGATTATATGGAGGCAAGAGAAGGCATGCATCTCAAGAATGTGGACTTCAAAGAGTATATGGTGGCCTTCTCAGACCCAGACAACCTACCATGGTATGTCTCTCATTATGTCTTCTGGGTGGCTGCTTTCTTGACTTTGTCCTGGCCCTTGCGGGTCTTGAATGAGTACCGTACTTCCTATGTCCATTACCATGTGGAAAAACTCTTTGGGTTTGATTATGTGGCAGTAACACCAGTTGAGGAGCGTTCTTTCTGCCGGAGGATGCCCCGAGTCAATACAGTGGACAGTACAGAGCTGGAGTGGCACATCCGGTCCAACCAGCAGCTGGTGCCCAGCTACTCAGAGGCTGTCCTTATGGACTTGGTGGGGCTCTCTGGCTGCACTACCTATTCCTCTTGCCATTATGGGAGCTACAGACAGAACTGTGAGCAATGTCACAGGACTATAAGCAGCTCTTCCATCTTCTCCCGCAGTGCCCTCAGTATCTGCAACGGCAGCCCCAGAATCCCCTTTAGCAGCAGCCGCTTCTCACTGGGCCGTCTCTATGGCTCACGGCGCAGCTGCCTTTGGCAGAGCCGGAGTGGAAGCTTAAATGAGCAGAGTTGTCCAACTGAGCAGACCCGCCTGTCCAGCCAAGTCACTGTGGAGGAGGAAGATCCCCCTCCTTACCAGGATGCCCTCTACTTCCCCATCCTCATTGTGCATCGAAATGAGGGCTGCCTCAATCATGATCACCGTCATATCCATCGAAATGGGTCTTGTGTGGAGACCTCACTGTGA